A single genomic interval of Cytophagia bacterium CHB2 harbors:
- the hypD gene encoding hydrogenase formation protein HypD encodes MKYIDEYRDAKAARRYADLIARLVTKPWTIMEVCGGQTHAIVKFGIDELLPKTITLVHGPGCPVCVTSLELIDKAIAIASRPEVVFCSFGDMLRVPGSEKDLLSVKAAGGDVRIVYSPLDALKLARANPDRQVVFFAVGFETTAPANAMAIYQAAEQNVTNFSVLVSHVLVPPAMEAILASPHNRVQGFLAAGHVCTVMGYEAYYPLAAKYHVPIVVTGFEPVDILQGVYLCIKQLEEGRAEVENQYTRAVQRAGNQPAQQLMREVFCVVPRKWRGVGEIPQSGLGLREAYAAFDAEKRFEVTNSAREESSECLSGLVLQGVKKPHECPAFGVRCTPERPLGATMVSSEGACAAYYRYRKVKT; translated from the coding sequence ATGAAATATATCGACGAATATCGCGATGCCAAAGCCGCCCGGCGTTATGCCGATTTAATCGCGCGCCTGGTCACCAAGCCGTGGACCATCATGGAAGTGTGCGGCGGGCAAACCCATGCCATCGTCAAATTCGGCATTGATGAATTGCTGCCCAAAACGATCACGTTGGTGCACGGTCCGGGCTGCCCGGTGTGCGTCACCTCGTTGGAATTAATTGATAAAGCCATTGCCATTGCCTCCCGGCCTGAGGTGGTGTTTTGTTCTTTTGGTGATATGTTGCGCGTTCCCGGCTCCGAAAAAGATTTGCTCAGCGTCAAAGCAGCCGGCGGCGATGTTCGCATCGTCTATTCGCCGCTCGATGCGCTCAAACTCGCGCGCGCAAATCCGGATCGGCAGGTGGTGTTTTTTGCGGTGGGCTTCGAAACCACCGCGCCGGCTAATGCCATGGCGATTTATCAAGCGGCGGAGCAAAATGTCACGAATTTTTCCGTTTTAGTTTCGCATGTGTTGGTGCCGCCGGCCATGGAGGCTATTCTCGCCTCGCCGCATAATCGTGTACAAGGTTTTTTGGCGGCCGGACATGTTTGCACGGTGATGGGTTACGAAGCGTATTATCCGCTTGCTGCCAAATATCATGTTCCGATCGTCGTCACCGGTTTCGAGCCGGTGGATATTCTGCAAGGCGTGTATCTCTGTATCAAACAATTGGAAGAGGGCCGCGCCGAAGTTGAGAATCAATATACGCGCGCGGTGCAGCGCGCCGGCAATCAACCGGCGCAACAGCTCATGCGTGAAGTCTTTTGCGTCGTTCCGCGCAAATGGCGCGGCGTGGGCGAGATTCCTCAAAGCGGTTTGGGTTTGCGCGAGGCTTATGCGGCCTTCGATGCCGAAAAGCGCTTTGAGGTGACAAATTCTGCACGCGAAGAATCATCGGAGTGTCTCAGCGGTTTGGTGTTGCAGGGCGTGAAGAAGCCGCATGAATGCCCGGCGTTCGGCGTGCGCTGCACACCGGAGCGCCCGCTGGGCGCGACCATGGTTTCGTCGGAAGGCGCGTGCGCGGCATACTATCGTTATAGAAAAGTAAAAACGTAA
- a CDS encoding HypC/HybG/HupF family hydrogenase formation chaperone, which produces MCLAVPGKIMSINGDEPLLRTGKVNFGGILKEVNLAYTPEARVGDYVIVHVGFAINTLDEGEARRVFDYLKEMDELKELEEADDPARRST; this is translated from the coding sequence ATGTGCCTCGCAGTGCCGGGAAAAATCATGAGTATTAACGGCGACGAGCCGCTGCTGCGCACGGGGAAAGTGAATTTTGGCGGCATTCTGAAAGAAGTGAACCTCGCGTATACGCCGGAAGCCAGAGTCGGCGACTATGTCATCGTACATGTTGGCTTCGCAATTAATACGTTAGATGAAGGTGAAGCGAGGCGCGTCTTTGATTATCTCAAAGAAATGGATGAGCTAAAAGAGTTGGAGGAGGCGGATGACCCGGCGCGCCGGTCAACGTAA
- a CDS encoding hydrogenase maturation nickel metallochaperone HypA, giving the protein MHEFSLMADLMRKIESVARVPHARRVLGVKVKLGALSHMSPDHFREHFVHASRGTIAENAHLDIEVSNDFTDSHAQEIILESVEVDEFD; this is encoded by the coding sequence ATGCATGAATTCTCTTTGATGGCAGATTTGATGCGCAAAATCGAATCCGTGGCGCGCGTGCCGCATGCCCGCAGAGTGCTGGGCGTTAAAGTCAAATTGGGCGCGTTGTCGCATATGTCCCCCGATCATTTCCGTGAACATTTTGTGCACGCCTCGCGCGGCACGATTGCCGAAAACGCGCATCTCGACATCGAAGTCTCAAACGATTTCACGGATTCCCACGCACAAGAGATCATTCTCGAAAGTGTGGAAGTGGATGAGTTTGATTGA
- a CDS encoding hydrogenase maturation protease: MKTNATTTLVIGVGNEYRGDDGVGLVIARRLQGQLPESVGILTLSGEGAALMEAWKGAEHVIIVDAVHSGAAPGTVFRLDAGKQPMPSSFFHYSTHAFSVAEAVELARALQQLPENLVVYGIEGKTFEAGARLSPEIEKAAQTVAAQIQSDLRFIPRTINHA; encoded by the coding sequence ATGAAAACGAACGCAACAACCACTCTCGTGATTGGCGTCGGCAATGAGTATCGCGGCGACGACGGCGTTGGCCTCGTCATCGCGCGGCGGCTGCAAGGGCAACTGCCGGAAAGCGTTGGCATTCTGACGCTCAGCGGCGAGGGCGCGGCATTGATGGAAGCCTGGAAAGGCGCGGAACATGTGATCATCGTCGATGCGGTACACTCCGGCGCTGCGCCGGGAACGGTTTTTCGTTTGGATGCCGGTAAACAACCCATGCCCAGCAGTTTTTTTCATTATTCCACGCACGCGTTCAGCGTCGCAGAAGCGGTGGAACTCGCCCGGGCGTTACAGCAGCTTCCTGAAAATCTTGTCGTCTATGGCATTGAAGGAAAAACGTTCGAAGCCGGCGCAAGACTTTCACCGGAAATCGAAAAAGCAGCGCAGACAGTTGCTGCACAAATTCAATCTGATTTACGATTCATACCGAGGACAATAAATCATGCATGA
- a CDS encoding Ni/Fe hydrogenase subunit alpha: protein MKTKTIKVDYLARVEGEGALYVKIKENAVTEAKLKIFEPPRFFEAFLRGRDFSEAPDITARICGICPIAYQMSAVHAMEDAFGVKVEGQLRALRRLIYCGEWIESHTLHVYMLHAPDFLGYDDAIQMAKDYPEVVQRGLQLKKIGNEIVTLVGGREIHPINIRVGGFYKAPDKQDLLQLAERLKWARDAALATVRWVAKLPFPEFDQDYEFVSLRHPEEYPFNEGRIVSNKGLDIAVREYESHFAEEHVQHSNALHSVLKARGAYFVGPMARYNLNFDRLSPLAQESAHEAGIGSECRNPFQSIIVRSVEIVYACDEALRIIAAYEPPAQPFIEMTPRAAVGHGCTEAPRGILYHRYRLDEHGAILDAKIVPPTSQNQKTIENDLRNYVPKFLHLPQEKLTWQCEQAIRNYDPCISCATHFLKLNIEREAEDK, encoded by the coding sequence ATGAAAACCAAAACCATCAAAGTGGATTACCTCGCCCGGGTCGAAGGCGAAGGCGCGTTGTACGTCAAGATCAAAGAGAACGCGGTCACTGAAGCGAAATTGAAAATTTTCGAGCCGCCGCGTTTCTTCGAAGCGTTCTTGCGCGGCCGCGATTTCAGTGAAGCGCCGGACATCACGGCACGCATCTGCGGCATATGCCCGATCGCGTACCAAATGAGCGCTGTACATGCGATGGAAGACGCCTTTGGCGTAAAAGTCGAAGGGCAGTTGCGCGCGTTGCGCCGGCTGATCTATTGCGGGGAATGGATCGAAAGCCACACGTTGCACGTTTACATGCTGCACGCGCCGGATTTTCTCGGTTATGATGACGCCATTCAAATGGCGAAAGATTATCCCGAAGTCGTGCAACGCGGCCTGCAGCTTAAAAAAATCGGCAACGAGATCGTTACGCTTGTGGGCGGCCGTGAAATTCATCCCATCAACATACGCGTCGGCGGATTTTATAAAGCGCCGGATAAGCAAGATTTGCTGCAGCTCGCCGAGCGCCTGAAATGGGCGCGCGACGCGGCGCTTGCAACCGTGCGCTGGGTCGCAAAGCTGCCCTTCCCTGAGTTTGATCAGGATTATGAATTCGTCAGCCTCCGGCATCCGGAAGAATATCCCTTTAATGAAGGCCGGATCGTTTCAAACAAAGGACTGGATATTGCCGTGCGCGAGTATGAATCGCATTTTGCCGAAGAGCATGTGCAACACTCCAATGCGCTGCATTCCGTGCTCAAGGCGCGCGGCGCCTATTTTGTCGGGCCAATGGCGCGTTATAATTTGAATTTCGACCGCCTTTCGCCGCTCGCGCAAGAGTCCGCACACGAAGCCGGCATTGGCTCGGAATGCCGCAATCCGTTTCAAAGCATTATCGTGCGCAGCGTTGAAATTGTGTATGCTTGTGACGAAGCGCTCCGCATTATCGCGGCATATGAACCTCCCGCGCAGCCGTTCATCGAAATGACGCCCAGGGCTGCGGTGGGACATGGCTGCACGGAAGCGCCGCGCGGCATTTTGTATCATCGCTACCGTCTTGACGAACACGGCGCGATTCTCGACGCCAAGATTGTTCCGCCGACCTCACAAAATCAAAAGACGATTGAAAACGATCTCCGCAATTATGTGCCCAAATTTTTGCATCTCCCGCAAGAAAAACTCACGTGGCAATGCGAACAGGCAATTCGTAACTATGACCCGTGCATCTCATGCGCCACACATTTTTTGAAGTTGAATATTGAGCGTGAGGCGGAAGATAAATAG